GGACGGGAGCGCCCCCGAGGGCTTCAACGTCGGGCTCCACGGATCGGCGGGCCAGGGGTCCTATCACTACGAAAACAAGCCCCTGTTCTTCGGCGAGACCACCCAGGAAGATGGCTCCGGGTTCACGTGGTCCGCCGGAGCGAGCGCGGGCTACGAGTGGATCTCGAAGGGCGGGTTCTGCTTCGGTCTCCGTCTCGAGGTCACCCACGGCACGATTTCGCTCCGAGACCACGAGAACGACGTCCTCGTCGGGCTCGGCTATTCGATCGGCGGCGTCCTCTAGCCTCCTCGCCGAGGTGCCCAGCGGACGCGCGCGCTTGTCTGCGGCCTCGCCCCGAACCAGCTTCCCGATTGGAGGGTCGTTTTTCCGTGCCGAGCGCCGGACCCGGCAGTCGCGTGGGCGGCGAGCGGCTGGAGGAGGAGCCGATGAAGGCCGTGGCGTTCACGCCGCGCGAGAAGGGAAGCCTCCGCATCGTCGAGATGGACGCTCCCAAGGCTTCCGCCGGCATGGTCGGGGTCGCGCCGATCCGGGTGGGCGTCTGCGGCACCGACCAGGACATCCTCTCGGGCAAGTACGGCGAATCCCCCAAGGGCTCGAGCTTTCTCGTCCTCGGGCACGAGAGCATCGGCGAAGTGGAGACCGTCGGCACCGGGGTGTCGGGCTTCTCCGTCGGGGATCTCGTGGTCGCAATGGTCCGCCGTCCGGACGACTGCCCCAACTGCCGGGCCGGCGAGCCCGATATGTGTATCAAGGGCGATTACAAGGAGCGCGGGATCAAGGGCCTCCACGGCTACCTCTGCGAGCACTACGTGGAGGCGCCCGAATACCTGGTGAAGCTCCCGCCCGCCTTGCGCGAGGCCGGCGTCCTCCTCGAGCCGCTAACGGTCGTGGCCAAGGGGATCCGCCACGCCTGGTCGATCCAGAAGCGGATGAAGGTCTGGGAGCCGAGGAAGGCGCTGGTCCTCGGCGCCGGCCCCGTGGGCCAGCTCGCGACCCTCCTCCTGCGCCAGCGCGGCCTCGAGACCACCGTCGTCGCGCGCCATCCCAGCGAGGACACCGCCTCCCGCATGGAGGCGATCGGCGCCGAGTTCATCGCCGAGCTCGAGAAGAGCGGCGAGCAGAGCGTCCACCTCAAAGACCTCCCGAAGATGCGCGGCCCCTTCGACTTCGTCTTCGAAGCCACGGGCGCCGCCTCCGTCGCAATGGGCGCCATGCGGATCATCGGCACCAACGGCGTCGTCTGCCTCTCGTCCGTCACCGGCGGCGAGTCGGAGATGGAGATCTGCCCCTCCTGCCTCAACCTCGAGCTCGTCCTCGGCAACCGAACGGTCTTCGGCACCGTCAACGCCAACCGCGTCGACTTCGAGGACGGCGTCCGCAGCCTGAGCGAAGCCAACAAGAGATGGCCGGGGTGGCTCGAGGGCATGATCAGCCGCCACGTCCCGCTCGACCACTTCCAGGACGCGTACGACGACCGCAAGCCCGGCGAGATCAAGCTCGTGATCGACCTGTAGCGGTCGACTTGGAGCGGCGCCCGTTGCCGCCGGCGACAAGACCGCGTAAGCAGCCCTTCCATGGGCCGGCCGCCCGGGGTGTGGCCGATTCCGAGCCGATCGAGCGTCTTGGGTTCAAGGAACCGAGAGCGTCTCGAACGAACGTGCGCTCGACCAGATCGCGGTTCCGTGAAAGGCGCCCTTGCTCCCCTACTTCGCGTGGCGACGGCTCGGGCGCCCGAGCTCTTCGCCTGGCCGGACGAAGGGACGAAAGCCCTCGGGCGTTGGACCCCTGCTCGCGGACCTCTCCGCCGCCATCTCGCTTCCTGCAGCTGCGGAAGAGGCGCCCTCCGAGCCTCCGCACCCGGGCGTCTAATCCTCGCGTTGGACGGATCCGGCTCCATAGACGCGGCCGTCGCGGGTTACGGCCGTTTCCGCCTCGAAGCGGCCATCACCCCTACCCTCATGATCTGGGCCGGACCGCAGCTTCGACTGATCTTCTCCGGATTTCTCGAATCCGAGGACGTCATCACGCCAGAGATCGGGGTCGGCGCCCGTTGGTTTCTGAGTGGAACGGCCTCCAACGGATACAATGTCGGGCTCCATGGATCGGCAGGCCGCGGGTCCTTTTCTACGAAGAAAGGCTCCTGTTCTTCGGCCCCACCACCGAGGAGGACGGCTCCGGGTCAACCTGGTCCGCAGGAGTGAGCGCCGGCTACCAGTGGATCTCGGAGGGCGGCTTCTGCTTCGGCATCAACTTCGAAGCCAGCCAGGGAACGATCTCGCTTCGAAACCACGAGAACGGCTTGCTCGTCGGAATCTCCTATTCCTTCGGCGGCGTGCTCTAGCCTCCCCGCGGATTTGCCCAGCGAACGCGCGCGCTTGTCCGCGGCATCGCGCCCGGAACCAGTTCCCTCCACGACGCATTCGAGCGTAAGCCCGGCAAGGTCAGACTCGTGATCGAGCGAAAACGACGAAA
The Vulgatibacter incomptus DNA segment above includes these coding regions:
- a CDS encoding glucose 1-dehydrogenase, coding for MPSAGPGSRVGGERLEEEPMKAVAFTPREKGSLRIVEMDAPKASAGMVGVAPIRVGVCGTDQDILSGKYGESPKGSSFLVLGHESIGEVETVGTGVSGFSVGDLVVAMVRRPDDCPNCRAGEPDMCIKGDYKERGIKGLHGYLCEHYVEAPEYLVKLPPALREAGVLLEPLTVVAKGIRHAWSIQKRMKVWEPRKALVLGAGPVGQLATLLLRQRGLETTVVARHPSEDTASRMEAIGAEFIAELEKSGEQSVHLKDLPKMRGPFDFVFEATGAASVAMGAMRIIGTNGVVCLSSVTGGESEMEICPSCLNLELVLGNRTVFGTVNANRVDFEDGVRSLSEANKRWPGWLEGMISRHVPLDHFQDAYDDRKPGEIKLVIDL